One segment of Paenibacillus rhizovicinus DNA contains the following:
- a CDS encoding FAD-binding protein — MENNLNWAGNYRYGATELLVPETLEQVQEMVARGSRMRVLGTRHSFNGIADSAESLLSLQKLNQVTELDRVNNTVTVEAGIRYGELCSYLHENGYALHNLASLPHITVAGAIATATHGSGDRNGNLATAVHALEIVRADGETAVFSRDQQDGDFDGAVVGLGGLGAVTKITLDVIPAFQMRQHVYENLPLSQLRERAEAIFSSGYSVSLFTDWTSASMNQVWLKQACTETASSADGAAEAGPDFYGAALATAKLHPVPGHAPDNCSEQLGIPGPWYERMPHFRMDFTPSAGEELQSEYFVPRRHAYEALRAIEQLRERIAPLLYISEVRTIAADKLWMSMCYEQDAVAIHFTWKPYWEAVRQLLPAIEEQLAPFQAKPHWAKLFTMEPDRVKSLYAKLPDFKRLLLQCDPNGKFRNAFLDTYVM; from the coding sequence ATGGAAAATAACTTGAATTGGGCCGGAAATTATCGGTACGGGGCCACGGAGCTTCTTGTTCCGGAGACGCTGGAGCAAGTGCAAGAAATGGTCGCCCGCGGCAGCCGGATGCGGGTGCTCGGCACGCGCCACTCATTTAACGGCATTGCCGATTCGGCGGAAAGCCTGCTATCGCTGCAGAAGCTGAACCAAGTAACGGAATTGGACCGGGTGAACAATACAGTGACGGTCGAAGCCGGCATCCGGTACGGCGAGCTGTGCAGCTATCTGCACGAGAACGGGTACGCGCTGCACAATTTGGCCTCGCTGCCGCACATTACCGTCGCGGGCGCGATCGCCACGGCGACGCATGGTTCCGGTGATCGCAACGGAAATCTGGCAACGGCGGTTCATGCACTGGAAATCGTCCGCGCGGACGGGGAGACGGCCGTCTTCTCCCGCGATCAGCAGGATGGAGACTTCGACGGAGCGGTCGTCGGCCTCGGAGGCTTGGGTGCCGTTACGAAAATCACGCTCGACGTGATTCCGGCTTTCCAAATGCGGCAGCATGTCTATGAGAACCTGCCGCTGTCGCAGCTTCGCGAGCGAGCCGAAGCTATTTTCTCCAGCGGCTACAGCGTCAGCTTGTTCACGGATTGGACAAGCGCGTCGATGAATCAGGTGTGGCTGAAGCAAGCTTGCACGGAAACAGCCTCTTCTGCGGATGGCGCTGCTGAAGCAGGGCCCGACTTTTACGGTGCGGCTCTGGCGACTGCGAAGCTGCATCCGGTACCGGGTCATGCGCCGGACAATTGCAGCGAACAGTTGGGTATTCCGGGGCCGTGGTACGAGCGAATGCCGCATTTTCGGATGGATTTCACGCCGAGCGCCGGAGAAGAGCTGCAGAGCGAATATTTTGTGCCCCGCCGGCACGCGTACGAAGCATTGCGCGCCATTGAACAGCTGCGGGAACGCATCGCGCCGCTGCTTTATATTTCCGAGGTGCGCACGATCGCGGCAGACAAGCTGTGGATGAGCATGTGTTACGAGCAAGACGCGGTTGCGATCCATTTTACGTGGAAACCGTATTGGGAGGCCGTGCGGCAGCTGCTGCCTGCTATTGAAGAGCAGCTTGCGCCGTTTCAGGCTAAGCCGCATTGGGCGAAGCTGTTCACGATGGAGCCCGATCGGGTGAAGTCGCTGTACGCGAAGCTGCCCGACTTTAAGCGGCTGCTTCTGCAATGCGATCCGAACGGCAAGTTCCGCAACGCCTTCTTGGATACTTACGTGATGTAG